A part of Ammoniphilus sp. CFH 90114 genomic DNA contains:
- the tsaD gene encoding tRNA (adenosine(37)-N6)-threonylcarbamoyltransferase complex transferase subunit TsaD, producing the protein MLKTNQWKQRVLEKYEQQQISGKPCYILGIETSCDETSAAVIRDGVEICSNVISSQVEIHKRFGGVVPEVASRQHVEGITVILQEALDKAEITLDDVSAIAVTYGPGLVGALLVGVSAAKSIAYAKGIPLIGVHHIAGHIYANRLVKEMEFPLISLVVSGGHTELVYMKEHGSYEILGQTRDDAAGEAYDKVARSLSLPYPGGPHIDRLAHEGKASIPFPRSWLEPGSYDFSFSGLKSAVLNTLHNAAQRGEELSPADVAASFQASVIEVLVEKTFRAVEQYGVKQVLLAGGVAANRGLRTELTNRSEKEGIDLVIPPLSLCTDNAAMIAAAGYIQYLRGDFAELDLNAIPGLPLS; encoded by the coding sequence ATGTTGAAGACAAATCAGTGGAAACAAAGAGTTCTTGAAAAATATGAACAGCAGCAAATTTCGGGCAAGCCATGTTATATCTTAGGCATTGAAACGAGCTGCGACGAAACATCAGCAGCTGTGATTCGGGACGGTGTAGAGATCTGTTCGAATGTCATCTCTTCGCAAGTGGAGATTCATAAGCGTTTTGGCGGGGTTGTTCCCGAGGTAGCCTCTCGTCAGCATGTGGAGGGCATCACGGTCATTCTCCAAGAAGCTCTGGATAAGGCAGAGATCACACTTGATGATGTATCTGCGATCGCTGTCACGTATGGTCCGGGGCTGGTAGGAGCCCTACTTGTTGGCGTTTCAGCGGCTAAGTCCATAGCTTATGCGAAGGGAATTCCGTTAATCGGTGTCCATCATATTGCTGGACATATCTATGCGAATCGTTTAGTCAAAGAGATGGAATTCCCGCTTATTTCTCTCGTCGTATCGGGTGGACATACGGAATTAGTGTATATGAAAGAGCATGGTTCCTATGAGATACTGGGACAGACGAGGGATGATGCAGCAGGGGAAGCTTATGATAAAGTCGCTCGTTCCTTATCCTTGCCTTATCCAGGAGGTCCTCATATTGATCGGTTAGCTCATGAGGGGAAAGCTTCTATTCCTTTCCCTAGATCTTGGTTAGAACCGGGTTCTTATGATTTTAGCTTCAGCGGTTTGAAGTCAGCTGTGTTGAATACGTTGCATAATGCGGCTCAGCGGGGTGAAGAGTTATCCCCAGCCGATGTAGCTGCGAGTTTTCAGGCTTCCGTCATTGAAGTGTTGGTAGAGAAAACTTTCCGTGCTGTGGAACAATACGGAGTTAAGCAGGTCCTGTTAGCCGGCGGAGTAGCCGCGAATAGAGGGCTACGTACAGAGCTCACAAACCGAAGTGAAAAGGAAGGAATTGATTTGGTCATTCCTCCGTTGTCTCTCTGTACGGATAATGCGGCCATGATCGCTGCTGCTGGTTATATTCAATATCTAAGGGGAGACTTTGCGGAATTGGATTTGAATGCGATTCCTGGTTTACCTTTGAGTTAA
- the rimI gene encoding ribosomal protein S18-alanine N-acetyltransferase, whose translation MENYLVRRMTLHDIDKVEEIEKTTFTIPWSRQSFENELSNNQFSYYLVLEVEGQVAGYGGMWIIGDEAHVTNIAIASEYRGKKWGEKLMVAMKLHAICQGANAMTLEVRVSNTVAQGLYKKLGFDKTGVRPRYYSDNGEDALIMWVNFDHVEDKSVETKSS comes from the coding sequence TCGACAAGGTTGAGGAGATTGAGAAGACGACGTTTACGATTCCTTGGTCGAGGCAATCGTTTGAAAATGAACTGTCTAACAATCAATTTTCTTATTATTTAGTTCTCGAGGTAGAAGGACAAGTAGCAGGATACGGGGGCATGTGGATCATAGGAGATGAAGCCCATGTCACCAACATCGCCATTGCATCTGAGTATCGAGGGAAGAAGTGGGGCGAAAAGCTGATGGTCGCCATGAAGCTTCATGCGATCTGTCAAGGGGCCAATGCCATGACATTGGAAGTAAGAGTATCAAATACCGTCGCGCAAGGCTTGTACAAGAAATTAGGATTCGATAAAACAGGGGTTCGTCCTAGATACTATTCCGATAATGGTGAGGATGCCCTAATTATGTGGGTGAACTTTGATCATGTTGAAGACAAATCAGTGGAAACAAAGAGTTCTTGA